One segment of Alistipes finegoldii DSM 17242 DNA contains the following:
- a CDS encoding XRE family transcriptional regulator codes for MNTRVKLIRKQLGMTQEQLAQHLGIGKAALSMIETGKAGLSARNRNILVQELNVSPEWLESGKGNMFNAEPDLTAYRLRTDNSLPLQSVPLYSIEGTAGLVPLFTDQAQAKPVNFIHIPNLPKCDGAIYIVGDSMYPLLKSGDIVLYKQLGNIDDIFWGDMYLLSIDIDGEEYVTVKYIQKSDREGYVKLVSQNPHHADKEVALSRIRAIALVKASIRMNSIR; via the coding sequence ATGAACACGCGGGTAAAATTGATACGAAAACAGCTGGGCATGACGCAAGAACAATTGGCTCAGCATCTTGGCATCGGCAAAGCGGCCCTTTCGATGATCGAAACGGGGAAAGCCGGACTCTCGGCCCGGAACCGCAACATATTGGTTCAGGAATTGAACGTAAGCCCCGAATGGCTGGAGAGCGGCAAAGGCAACATGTTCAACGCCGAACCCGACCTGACGGCCTACAGACTCCGCACGGACAATTCGCTGCCGCTGCAGAGCGTGCCGCTCTACTCGATCGAGGGAACGGCGGGACTGGTGCCGCTGTTCACGGATCAGGCGCAGGCCAAACCCGTGAACTTCATCCACATTCCCAATCTGCCGAAATGCGACGGCGCGATATATATAGTGGGCGACTCGATGTATCCGCTGCTCAAAAGCGGCGACATTGTGCTGTACAAGCAGCTGGGCAACATCGACGACATATTCTGGGGCGACATGTACCTGCTGTCGATCGACATCGACGGCGAAGAGTACGTCACGGTGAAATACATCCAGAAATCCGACCGCGAGGGTTACGTCAAACTCGTGAGCCAGAACCCGCACCACGCAGACAAGGAGGTGGCGCTCAGCCGCATCCGCGCGATCGCGCTGGTCAAGGCGAGCATCCGGATGAATTCGATCCGATAG